A stretch of the Ptiloglossa arizonensis isolate GNS036 chromosome 1, iyPtiAriz1_principal, whole genome shotgun sequence genome encodes the following:
- the LOC143153721 gene encoding uncharacterized protein LOC143153721, translated as MGSFNLLIKWCEHRKSIMNETEPISIFDESNVHLWMVYDMSRSDSCKSRPKNKRIMVNLHERPTRFILIYSVIDCANLSEHFCEKCLLYLSATLLSINEAIVGIKIMSKY; from the exons ATGGGTAGCTTTAACTTACTGATCAAATggtg TGAACATCGAAAGAGTATAATGAACGAAACAGAGCCGATCTCTATTTTTGATGAATCGAATGTGCATCTGTGGATGGTTTATGATATGTCAAGAAGCGACAGTTGCAAGTCGCGTCCGAAAAATAAGCGAATAATGGTGAACTTGCACGAAAGGCCGACCAGATTTATTTTGATTTACTCTGTGATCGATTGTGCTAATTTGAGTGAACACTTTTGTGAAAAGTGCCTCCTTTATTTAAGTGCCACTTTATTAAGTATAAACGAGGCTATAGTCGGTATTAAAATTAtgagtaaatattga